One segment of Scyliorhinus torazame isolate Kashiwa2021f chromosome 14, sScyTor2.1, whole genome shotgun sequence DNA contains the following:
- the LOC140389090 gene encoding muscarinic acetylcholine receptor M2-like: MENSTETTESLNDLTGVFDAEIESPYNPVEMVFIVILTGSLSLVTIIGNILVIVSIKLNRHLQTINNYFLFSLACADLIIGVFSMNIFTIYTVSGYWPLGPVVCDLWLSVDYVASNASGMNLLVISFDRYFCVTKPLSYPVRRTAKVAGLIIAAVWVLSFIMWAPAIIFWQFIVGQRTVGEGECYVQLFSNPVVTFGTAVAAFYLPVIIMVILYVQISHASKSRIQDDKKEIGPSKCTVPHSQVKGKIMKRNHCNIFNVPSVLANIKMQDEKPTGAVIINNCCQGNEKELSKELTFCNVEQSKQNDGGTIQGSMYVSDIQSHFRMDNSKLSIIKIVRKFQKRSDCGASERRVSGLNSRNRNDKENGKDKKIITMTNAPVKKKNKGAVSRGEKVTRTILAILLAFIITWSPYFVTVLINTFCSICIPSTVWTIGFWLAYINSTINPACYAMCNPTFKKTFKHLLLCQYKRIGGKGET; encoded by the coding sequence ATGGAAAACTCAACAGAGACAACTGAATCTCTCAACGATCTAACAGGTGTGTTTGATGCTGAAATAGAGAGTCCTTACAATCCCGTCGAAATGGTCTTCATCGTGATTTTGACAGGATCATTAAGCCTGGTGACAATTATTGGAAACATTCTGGTAATCGTTTCCATAAAACTAAACAGACATTTACAAACGATTAACAACTACTTTCTTTTCAGCTTGGCCTGTGCTGATTTGATTATTGGTGTGTTCTCCATGAATATATTCACTATTTACACCGTTAGTGGctactggcctttgggcccagtggTATGCGATTTGTGGCTTTCTGTAGATTATGTTGCCAGTAATGCCTCTGGCATGAACCTCCTGGTCATCAGCTTTGACCGCTACTTCTGTGTGACAAAGCCCCTCAGCTACCCCGTGAGGAGAACAGCAAAAGTGGCAGGATTAATTATCGCTGCTGTTTGGGTACTGTCGTTTATCATGTGGGCCCCTGCCATTATCTTCTGGCAGTTCATCGTAGGGCAGCGTACAGTTGGTGAGGGTGAATGTTATGTGCAGTTATTCTCAAATCCAGTTGTAACCTTTGGCACTGCAGTAGCTGCTTTCTATCTCCCTGTTATTATCATGGTGATTTTATATGTGCAAATATCTCATGCTAGCAAAAGTCGTATACAGGATGATAAGAAGGAGATTGGGCCAAGCAAGTGCACAGTCCCTCACAGTCAGGTGAAGGGCAAAATAATGAAACGGAATCATTGCAACATATTCAATGTTCCCAGCGTGTTGGCAAATATAAAAATGCAAGATGAGAAACCAACTGGCGCAGTAATTATTAATAATTGTTGTCAAGGAAATGAGAAGGAACTCTCCAAAGAGCTAACCTTCTGCAATGTGGAACAATCAAAGCAAAATGATGGAGGGACGATACAAGGGAGCATGTATGTTTCTGACATTCAAAGCCATTTCAGAATGGATAACTCCAAACTCTCTATCATAAAAATAGTTAGGAAATTTCAGAAACGTAGCGATTGTGGGGCCAGTGAAAGAAGAGTGTCAGGCCTAAACAGTAGGAACAGAAATGACAAAGAGAACGGAAAAGACAAGAAGATTATTACCATGACCAATGCCCCTGTGAAGAAGAAGAACAAGGGAGCTGTATCTCGAGGAGAGAAAGTTACTCGGACAATCCTGGCTATTCTCCTGGCATTTATCATCACCTGGAGCCCATACTTTGTAACAGTGCTCATTAACACCTTCTGTTCAATCTGTATCCCCAGCACAGTCTGGACTATTGGATTCTGGCTCGCTTACATCAACAGTACGATTAACCCAGCGTGCTACGCAATGTGTAATCCCACCTTCAAAAAAACGTTCAAGCATCTTCTCCTGTGTCAATACAAGAGGATTGGTGGAAAGGGAGAAACATAG